The DNA region TTCGTTCTTGTTGGCATTCTCCTGCTGGATTAGATGATACTGTAACAGCAATAATGCAGTCACAATCAAGCGCTCTGCCCATGAACCTGGTGAGCTGTTGTCAACATCCTGAATTTCTGAACCCCAGGGCATGTTGTCTGGTGATCTTGTTCTGACTTCCCTTCCTGGTTGTGATTTTGAGCACTGGCTGCACTGGTTTTGGTTTTCATGCCAGAGGGCAAGCCCTTGCTTAAGGATGTGGTTACCCACTACTTCTGCACAGGTCATTTCTTTTGGCAATGTTTCAGATTTTGTTGCTGCAAACCTCAAGTTCTGAGCCTTTGCATCTGCTGTTCTTGAACTTGCCTTCATAGATGCATATGATAGACTCTGAGACTGAGATTTATCTCCTCCAGGTTTTTGCACTATTAAGCTAGAATGCAAGTGATTCAACATTGCTTGTACAATTTCTGCAGCCTTGCGACTTTCTACTGTGAACAGAGTCTGCTTCACTGAAGAAGCAAAATCTGAATTAGTCAAGAGTTTGCCTGTTACGTCATGTAAGTTTTTCATACAGGAGTCAATGAAGTCTGAAACTACTGCCTTAGAGTGCTTCAGTAACACACTTTTCAGCACAATACAAGCTATATTTGAGTCATTTGCCTGACCTTTCATGGTTTTCATAACTGAGACCATTATGTCTGAAACCACATTATTGGCATAATTTAGTATCCCTTTGCTTAGAGTATTTGTAAATTCATCTTGGCCAAACCGTTTTCTGTgattgcattttttgttttcctggacAGGCTCATCTCTACTGGAAGACTGTCTTACTTCTTtataaaaaaatgctttcttggaAGGTGGATTCTCTTCACATTTAGTTTCTTTCATATTGGCATGAGTGACATTCTCTGATGGATTTTTATCTTCATTTGTACCTACTCCAACAGATTTATGAGCAGGTTCCCCAAGAACAGCAAAATGTGTCTTGTGTATACGCGAATCAGGACTGTCTGACTTTTCACTAATCTCTTTATGTGCCATTGCAATGACAAGGTTAGAGAGTTTGTCAGCATAAAAGGAAACCTCATCTAACCCTTGGCTGCCTTCTATAGTAGTAGCCTGATCATATGTGTCCTTGAAGTGGTTTTCACCTCCAAGTGAAAGTCTGGTGACCCAGTGTTGGATCTGACATCCATACTAATATGTTCACCATATACACTGAATCCTCCTGGTGATACACTATGCTGTTGGAAGCTCTGCCCCCCAGTAGACAGTTCTCTTGAGTTTCCATCAACCTTTTGCTGCTCAGCAGTCTTCAGCACATCCTGAATACTGAGTGCACATCTTTCAAGGTCTTTTCAAAGCCAGCTCAAGATTTTGAGTGGATCAGATGTAACTTGTTTGAAAACTTTTGCTGAATCAGTCTGaggaataaaacaaaatggaaatgcaTAAAGATTCATTACCCAGTCTATATGACCCTTGGTACAAAGGTTCTTCCCATGTCAAGTAATTATGTGCAAGTACCTGATGAAATTCTGACTGGTCTTAGTGATTACAGAAGAATCAGTATGTGTATTGACATCAGCGGTATGATATCAATGACACAAACTAGCTCTACAAGTGACAGTAACTATGTAAATGCTAACACAGACAAAGCCTTGGTGTTTTTGCCATCATGCTGCTAAGGCTTTTCTTATTGTTTCTGTTGAGGGCTACTGTTGCTCTATGAGTGATGGCTCAGCTATCTCATATTGTGGATACTTCTAATTTTATGTTAGATTAAGAACATAGTGTCTAACCTCCTAtccctctgtgctgctgctgttccttaCAATCAATGTACAGTCAGCCAGCCACCCCTCCTGTATATCTTTCTACAGCAAAAGGAGAGGAGTAACATGTTTAAATAGGAAAAAGTGACAGAAAAAGCCCAGAACAGTGAGGGAATTTAGGGACAGGTAtctcaatatttttattttctgaacctGTCGGGGGACTTGAAACAACAAGCCCTTTTGCCTAGCATTGCTCTCAAGTCAGTGTCTGCAGcataattttatgaaaaattgTATACATATCAGTATAAGCAGTGCAGTAAGTACTAGGAAAAACTCCCTTTTCCACTTCAAGAGGCAGAACTAATTCTAGAGGCAAATTTCTTAAGCCCATTCCCTCTCAATGCCAAAAAATGGCTTTGGTATAAGAAGGTTTTGCATATGGAGAAAATCTTTTACACCTAGCACTGAGGCTAGGGTAAGTTTGTGGTAGACTTCCAAACTGTGGGCACTGCTAGGGGTATTCTTATCAAGATAGGCATGAGCTCACTTAGATAACTGCAGCTCAGTTAGGTAACTTCAGAATGGCAGGGACTTGATTTAAGGAGCTCCTAGTCACCTGCTAGAATTCATGATATGCAGCTTTGCCAGTGGCACCTTGGTCAGCCAAGTGGCCACAACAGAAACATCAGACATACAAAGCTTACAGCTGTGCCACTCCTTATGGCCTGAAAGTTTCAATTTCTTCAGACTGGCATTAAACCATATTTGGGTCCTTCTGACTGCTCTTAATGGCATACTTCTGCTAGCTGGGATGGTCAGCACATATGACATATACTTCAGTGGACAGTTGTGTGATCAGCTAGGTACCTTTCATGCTGTGGCTATACCACAATGATTACTTTCCTCCTGTCTCGCTCATCACCTCCTTATGGAGGAAATGTTATAAGGTATGGATTTATATGTCTACCTGACCGTTTGAATATTGTACAGATTTTTGATTTACCCTGGCATGCACTGGTGAACACAGGGTAAAGAACTGCAATCCTCTACAACTTTCCATTTTATCTTCTCATCTCTGCTCTTCTAGTGACTCCTTTGAATATagctctctctccttcctgctgCTTCCTCAGACTGGCTCCTTTCACTCTGCCATCTTTTCCATCATTTATAAAAGGTATAAATACTGCAATCTGAAACCTGAGCCTAACATAAAGATTCAgtggaaacaaaattattttgtctgtgcccccttcttcttctttctacttctttttcttctcacctattctttcttctttaatttctacTCAGACATGGAATTTTCCAGTTATACTGTATCTAGTTTCACTCTAAAGCCATTGCAAACAATCCACAATACAGAGCATTTGCAAATTTTTTGTATCTATCTTTGTCTATATCAGTATTTGGAAGTTAAACAAACACCAAACTTTCTGATAATCTCAGGATATGTGGCTGCATGAATCTGAAGAGATAGAAAATTGGCACTTTCAAACCTAAACCAAAAAAAATTGTTCAGTAAAGATTCTGAATACACCATGGGTGCGCAGAGAACGCAGACTGAAGTATGCATGCTTCTGGAAGTATTCCCCTTTGACATCCAAGCCCTCAGATACAGGAAATAAACCTTTATAGTTACCCTGGCAAGAATCCAGATGACTCGGTTTGGATTTACACACTAAACATTAATGCAAATACTCCTGGCTTGTGCCACAACAACATTAAGCACTAAGCAACCACTTTACGGTCTGGAAAAGCATGCAGTGGTTTACTTTGGCTGATTACATAACATGCATATATCAGATGAGGAATTCTGAGTCTCAGTTCTCTGCATGTGCTTACCCAATTTACAGTACAAGAAATTGAGAAATTTTCCTTTCCCTTATTTAGACAACAAATTGCTTATTGCAAGGCAGCAGTACTATCATATGTAAGTGACAGAGACCTTCCTACATTCAAGGGATGACAGATCTCAAATAAAGCAATGAGAAAGGTCCAAAGTTGTTACATACACGCAAATATTTGATACTGCATTTCAGTACagtgttcatttttttttgtaaatttacTGATGAAAAGGTGtaactttcttaaaaatatttaaacagacagtcttcttttcttattttcttgggTAATTTTTCTAAGTGCAAATGCGTAtgcaaaataattagaaaaaacacatttcttactGTCCAATTGTGTTCTTTCTTGTCTCCAGGAGCATAACGATCCATTTTACAGAGACCTCTCTGGCTCTGCAACCAGTCAATATTTTCAGACATCTgtgagttaaaaaataaaaaaaatcttaggaCGGCacagatataaaaagaaaagaagggtttATAGTATGTGGTGAATTATGGAAATACTAGGTTTTCAAATTTTCAGTAGAGAAGTCAGGATTTAATCTG from Apteryx mantelli isolate bAptMan1 chromosome 1, bAptMan1.hap1, whole genome shotgun sequence includes:
- the AKAP3 gene encoding A-kinase anchor protein 3, which gives rise to MSENIDWLQSQRGLCKMDRYAPGDKKEHNWTTDSAKVFKQVTSDPLKILSENHFKDTYDQATTIEGSQGLDEVSFYADKLSNLVIAMAHKEISEKSDSPDSRIHKTHFAVLGEPAHKSVGVGTNEDKNPSENVTHANMKETKCEENPPSKKAFFYKEVRQSSSRDEPVQENKKCNHRKRFGQDEFTNTLSKGILNYANNVVSDIMVSVMKTMKGQANDSNIACIVLKSVLLKHSKAVVSDFIDSCMKNLHDVTGKLLTNSDFASSVKQTLFTVESRKAAEIVQAMLNHLHSSLIVQKPGGDKSQSQSLSYASMKASSRTADAKAQNLRFAATKSETLPKEMTCAEVVGNHILKQGLALWHENQNQCSQCSKSQPGREVRTRSPDNMPWGSEIQDVDNSSPGSWAERLIVTALLLLQYHLIQQENANKNETEGNNASKPGPTAFGLLLEESYGPTFQPASEKSQDSSKEAEESDSQSDTERQKSENGMSSAMLMLVRKLINETVCKIEGQPGNPVMNEMNQNSVKSTERHISLADVERFCEEAMSGLTKIFTDQLDLSGKDGCSAQFIDSLVDTVTKLSLMVAKYSNPESSPTETGSREDFTGSVGSKGTGTADSVVGSSEETVSGHRVVVINQNPSENIYNKQVRALLQWMVASQTDMPVLYFLDDEEEFLDKLQKLSSIAVEKGYKVGEIIQAMLKYEKERQYSEALGNADRLPVLDWLLNNL